From Patescibacteria group bacterium, a single genomic window includes:
- a CDS encoding phosphoglycerate kinase: MHFHNIKDIKDFKNKTVLVRADFNVPIKNGRILDDFKIKKGTATIKYLLNKKAKVVLVSHLGRPSGYDKKLSLKPVKNLLEKFLRKKIKFLDVKDWKKVQGDIVKLPSGDVTLLENIRFIKGEEENDKRVAKRLAGLADIFVLDGFAVSHRAAASVSGVAKYLPAYAGLLLTQELDGLAKVLTQPKHPLVVVLGGAKMETKIPVLKNLLSKADHILLGGGIVNTYLWAKGYKIGSSLIEKNFKREAKKYCSKHKVVMPVDVIVGNAKGKQARAIKIDKKFKVKNGQGIYDIGPETIKLFSKYIKSAQTLVWNGAVGYFEQHPYEYGTYSVARLMAARAKGKAFGVCGGGETVEVLRKLGLMSGIDLVSTGGGAMLEYLSGEKLPGVEVVKHKLHFLHKIFN, translated from the coding sequence ATGCACTTCCATAATATTAAAGATATAAAAGATTTTAAGAACAAAACCGTCCTGGTTCGCGCCGATTTTAACGTCCCTATAAAAAATGGCCGAATCTTGGATGATTTTAAAATCAAAAAGGGGACTGCGACCATTAAATATCTGTTGAATAAAAAAGCCAAAGTGGTTTTGGTTTCTCATCTGGGCAGGCCAAGCGGGTATGATAAAAAATTAAGCTTGAAGCCGGTTAAAAACCTGCTGGAAAAATTTTTGCGTAAGAAAATTAAATTCCTGGACGTAAAAGATTGGAAAAAAGTTCAGGGCGATATCGTTAAGCTGCCCTCCGGCGACGTTACATTACTTGAAAATATTCGTTTTATTAAAGGTGAAGAGGAAAATGATAAACGAGTGGCCAAAAGGTTGGCCGGTTTAGCGGATATTTTTGTGCTGGACGGGTTTGCGGTGTCGCATCGTGCCGCGGCTTCGGTTTCGGGGGTGGCAAAATATTTGCCAGCCTATGCCGGACTTTTATTAACTCAAGAGCTGGACGGTTTGGCAAAAGTTTTAACCCAGCCAAAACATCCGTTGGTGGTGGTGTTGGGCGGTGCGAAGATGGAAACTAAGATTCCGGTTTTGAAAAATTTATTATCCAAAGCAGACCATATTTTGCTTGGCGGCGGGATTGTCAATACCTATTTATGGGCCAAGGGTTACAAAATTGGAAGTTCGCTGATTGAGAAAAATTTTAAGCGGGAAGCTAAGAAATATTGTTCAAAACATAAAGTTGTCATGCCGGTTGATGTGATAGTGGGGAATGCTAAAGGCAAGCAGGCGCGGGCCATAAAAATTGATAAGAAATTTAAAGTTAAAAACGGGCAGGGAATTTATGACATTGGTCCGGAAACCATAAAGCTCTTTTCCAAATATATAAAATCAGCCCAGACCTTGGTTTGGAACGGCGCGGTCGGCTATTTTGAACAGCACCCTTATGAATACGGAACTTATTCCGTAGCCAGATTAATGGCCGCGCGAGCCAAAGGCAAGGCCTTTGGCGTGTGCGGAGGCGGGGAAACAGTGGAAGTTTTACGAAAGCTTGGTTTAATGAGTGGCATTGATCTTGTTTCCACCGGCGGCGGAGCGATGCTTGAATATTTAAGCGGCGAAAAGTTGCCGGGCGTGGAAGTGGTCAAACACAAATTGCATTTTTTACATAAGATATTTAATTAA
- a CDS encoding SIMPL domain-containing protein (The SIMPL domain is named for its presence in mouse protein SIMPL (signalling molecule that associates with mouse pelle-like kinase). Bacterial member BP26, from Brucella, was shown to assemble into a channel-like structure, while YggE from E. coli has been associated with resistance to oxidative stress.) has translation MPNGKIKEHGPTCLCCHGGFIKKIMLTLAGVLLVYVIFYFGTMIRNNIKQFNYIGQADRAERTITVNGYGKVTGNNDIAVTTIGYSNTDKDVAKAQTDNKKVMDSVFADLKKIGIEDKDLQSDYTIYPEYNYTQDKGQQLIGYRVTNSLTVKIRDLKKISDVLNLAGKYGANNVSGLSFTIDDPENLKTEARDKAVLDAKDKAGYLSDTLGVGLGRVVSYTEYEGSSISSDMYAMKNYAGAEGGGAAPISVSGGSRDVIMNVSVTYEIY, from the coding sequence ATGCCTAACGGAAAAATCAAGGAGCACGGACCAACGTGTCTGTGCTGTCACGGTGGTTTTATAAAAAAAATAATGCTCACCTTAGCCGGCGTGCTTTTGGTCTATGTAATTTTTTATTTCGGCACCATGATCCGAAATAATATAAAACAATTCAATTATATCGGCCAGGCCGACAGAGCCGAGCGGACGATTACGGTTAATGGTTATGGGAAGGTCACCGGAAATAATGACATAGCCGTTACTACGATCGGCTATTCAAATACCGATAAAGATGTGGCTAAGGCGCAAACGGATAATAAAAAGGTTATGGATTCGGTCTTTGCGGATTTAAAAAAGATAGGTATTGAAGATAAGGATTTGCAGTCGGATTATACTATTTATCCGGAGTATAATTACACGCAGGACAAAGGCCAACAGCTGATAGGGTACAGGGTGACCAATTCTCTAACTGTGAAAATTCGGGATTTGAAGAAAATCAGCGACGTGCTTAATTTAGCCGGGAAATACGGCGCTAATAATGTGAGCGGTTTAAGTTTTACTATTGATGATCCGGAAAATCTGAAAACAGAGGCCAGAGACAAAGCGGTTCTTGATGCCAAAGACAAAGCCGGTTATTTGTCTGATACATTGGGCGTCGGGCTAGGCCGGGTGGTGTCATATACTGAATATGAGGGTTCATCTATAAGTAGCGACATGTATGCAATGAAGAACTATGCGGGTGCCGAAGGCGGCGGGGCCGCTCCGATTAGCGTTTCCGGCGGCAGCCGGGATGTGATTATGAACGTCTCGGTGACTTACGAAATATATTAA
- the eno gene encoding phosphopyruvate hydratase translates to MKIKQILAREVLDSRGNPTVEAKVILASGAVGSAKVPSGASTGSHEALELRDGGQRYDGKGVLKAVKNVNTIIAKAVVGMEVENIQAIDQKMITVDGTKNKSKLGANAILSVSLAVARAGAIASKMPLYKYLRKVYQIKEKGFRMPVPTMNILNGGRHADNQLNIQEFMIIPRHRLLRERVRMGAQIFHALLGWLNQRDYVTAVGDEGGCAPDLSNNERAIQIIIEAIKLAGFKPGKDVFLGMDIASSEFYNHGKYYFISKKQPWDAGKMISLFSQWVKKYPIISIEDGLAEDDWANWKLLTAKLGKNVALVGDDLFVTNITRLGKGIKEKVANAILIKLNQIGTLSETMAAIMLAKQNHYQVSVSHRSGETADTFIADLAVAVNAEFIKTGSLSRSERVEKYNRLMEIEMELGI, encoded by the coding sequence ATGAAAATAAAACAGATTTTAGCCCGTGAAGTGCTTGATTCACGCGGAAATCCAACCGTAGAAGCGAAGGTGATTTTGGCAAGCGGAGCTGTCGGTTCGGCCAAAGTGCCTTCCGGCGCTTCAACCGGTTCGCATGAGGCGCTTGAGCTTCGCGATGGCGGCCAAAGGTATGACGGTAAAGGGGTTTTAAAAGCCGTTAAAAATGTGAACACGATTATTGCCAAAGCAGTGGTGGGCATGGAAGTGGAAAATATCCAAGCGATTGATCAAAAAATGATAACTGTTGACGGGACAAAAAATAAATCAAAATTAGGTGCGAACGCGATTTTATCCGTTTCACTGGCGGTTGCGCGGGCCGGAGCCATTGCGTCCAAGATGCCGCTCTATAAATATCTGCGCAAAGTTTATCAGATAAAAGAAAAAGGATTTAGAATGCCGGTTCCGACCATGAATATCTTAAATGGCGGTCGGCACGCGGACAATCAACTAAACATCCAGGAGTTCATGATTATACCGCGTCACAGATTACTGCGGGAACGGGTGAGAATGGGAGCACAAATTTTTCACGCCCTGCTCGGTTGGTTAAATCAGAGGGACTATGTCACTGCCGTGGGCGATGAAGGCGGATGCGCGCCGGATTTATCAAACAATGAAAGGGCCATACAGATTATCATTGAAGCCATTAAGCTGGCCGGTTTCAAACCGGGCAAAGATGTATTTTTGGGGATGGACATTGCCTCTTCGGAATTTTATAACCACGGCAAATATTATTTTATCAGTAAAAAACAACCGTGGGATGCCGGGAAAATGATTTCCCTCTTTTCACAATGGGTAAAAAAATATCCGATTATTTCCATTGAAGACGGACTGGCTGAAGACGATTGGGCAAACTGGAAACTGCTCACCGCCAAGCTGGGAAAAAATGTGGCGTTGGTCGGGGATGATTTGTTCGTAACCAACATAACCAGATTGGGTAAAGGTATAAAAGAAAAAGTGGCTAACGCGATTTTGATCAAGTTAAATCAGATCGGCACGTTGTCGGAAACGATGGCCGCGATCATGCTGGCCAAGCAAAACCATTATCAAGTCAGCGTCTCGCACCGAAGCGGTGAAACCGCCGATACATTTATTGCCGATTTGGCCGTGGCCGTCAATGCTGAATTTATTAAAACCGGATCCTTGTCCCGATCGGAACGCGTTGAAAAATATAATCGTTTGATGGAAATAGAAATGGAATTAGGAATTTAA
- the gpmI gene encoding 2,3-bisphosphoglycerate-independent phosphoglycerate mutase gives MSKQKTTLLVIMDGWGIAAPGRGNPVTAKNAPNYFSWLKKYPNSKLEASGSAVGLFKDEEGNSEAGHLNLGAGRMVKQDALYISEAIADGTFFKNNAFDQALHHIRKYGTAIHVMGLLSNHNSAHSCPEHLYALLDLFYSEGIKQVYLHLFTDGRDSGQHDAPNHLKKLEKHFHGTEQIATIMGRFYAMDRNKDWDRTKKAYEAMILGKGCVAGSAEEAIAQSYNKGDTDEFVCPTVIVKHNQPTATIKDNDAIFFFNLRSDRARELTKAFVQPNFKELNPGSFTRTKYPKNTRFVAMADFGPDLPGVLTAFPSRDVPNSLVQMLCPRPQLYIAESEKFAHITYFFNGGYAQHFCEENWVKIESPEVKNYAEKPEMSAKKVADYVIGALESHKYEFIAVNFANPDMVGHTGNFAAGEIAVNTVDREVARVIKSLEKNGGAGIITADHGNIEGMINLKTGEIDTEHSTNPVPFILINTPAPRKLPAGKLANVAPTLLKLMGIGKPEEMTAKSLI, from the coding sequence ATGTCAAAACAAAAAACAACCTTATTGGTCATTATGGACGGTTGGGGTATCGCCGCTCCCGGCCGCGGCAATCCGGTGACGGCAAAAAATGCCCCGAATTATTTTTCCTGGTTGAAAAAATATCCTAACAGCAAGCTTGAAGCCAGCGGTTCGGCGGTCGGTTTGTTTAAAGATGAAGAGGGGAACAGTGAAGCCGGTCATTTAAATTTGGGGGCCGGCCGCATGGTCAAACAAGACGCTTTATATATTTCCGAAGCCATTGCCGACGGAACGTTTTTCAAAAATAATGCTTTTGATCAGGCCCTGCATCATATCAGAAAATACGGGACGGCTATTCATGTGATGGGACTCCTGTCAAACCACAACAGCGCCCATTCCTGTCCGGAGCATTTGTACGCGCTTTTGGATTTATTCTACAGTGAAGGCATAAAACAAGTTTATCTTCATCTTTTCACGGATGGCCGCGATTCCGGCCAACATGATGCTCCCAATCATCTTAAAAAATTAGAGAAACATTTTCATGGCACAGAACAGATCGCCACTATTATGGGCAGGTTCTATGCTATGGACAGAAACAAAGATTGGGATAGAACCAAAAAGGCCTATGAGGCAATGATACTGGGCAAGGGCTGTGTGGCCGGTAGCGCCGAAGAAGCCATAGCCCAATCATATAACAAAGGCGACACAGACGAATTTGTCTGTCCGACGGTTATAGTCAAACATAATCAGCCGACGGCCACTATTAAAGATAACGACGCAATTTTCTTTTTTAATCTGCGCAGTGATCGGGCGCGGGAACTGACCAAGGCCTTTGTCCAGCCGAATTTTAAAGAATTGAATCCGGGATCTTTTACCAGAACAAAGTATCCAAAAAATACCAGATTTGTGGCTATGGCCGATTTTGGGCCTGATTTGCCCGGCGTTCTCACCGCCTTCCCGAGCCGGGATGTTCCCAATAGTTTGGTACAGATGTTATGCCCGCGTCCGCAGCTGTATATTGCCGAATCGGAGAAATTCGCTCATATAACCTATTTCTTTAACGGCGGTTATGCCCAGCATTTTTGTGAGGAAAATTGGGTAAAGATAGAATCGCCGGAAGTTAAAAATTATGCCGAAAAACCGGAAATGAGCGCTAAAAAAGTCGCGGATTATGTTATCGGCGCTCTTGAGTCGCATAAGTATGAATTTATTGCCGTTAATTTTGCCAATCCCGATATGGTTGGTCATACCGGAAATTTTGCGGCCGGAGAAATTGCAGTAAACACGGTTGACCGCGAGGTGGCAAGAGTGATAAAGTCCTTGGAGAAAAATGGCGGCGCCGGAATTATTACCGCCGATCACGGCAATATTGAAGGAATGATAAATTTAAAGACCGGTGAAATAGATACCGAGCACTCCACCAATCCGGTGCCGTTTATCTTGATAAACACACCGGCTCCGCGTAAATTACCGGCAGGCAAGCTCGCCAATGTGGCTCCGACGTTATTAAAACTTATGGGTATAGGTAAACCGGAAGAGATGACTGCCAAGAGTTTAATTTAA
- the gpmI gene encoding 2,3-bisphosphoglycerate-independent phosphoglycerate mutase produces the protein MSYKPVVLVIMDGWGIAPDSAGNAVTRAQTPNFKRFLKDYPTMTIYAAGNEVGLLFGEMGNSEVGHLNIGAGRVYYQTCPRINKEIAEGNFFKNEAFLNAINKAKKNKTKLHLIGLVSSGNVHSSSDHLYALLDLCKRQKFQNVFIHVILDGRDCLYNSGKDCVSALIGKMKEYKVGTIASLSGRYYAMDRDNRWDRCEKAYKAMAEGVSERSGDDPIKMIEEAYSQNNFDEEFIPGVITKNGQPVTTIDEGDAAIFFNFRPDRARELTQAFVLPSFNKFAKKPIKDLYFVTMSEYEKDLPAVAAYTPVVVHNCLAEVISKAGLKQFHIAETEKYAHVTFFLNGTIEEPFPGEDRFLVPSPKVASYDLKPEMSAAEVLKELGKAIDSEKYDFIIVNFANPDMVGHTGVLKAGIRSCEVTDKCIGDLVDHVLSHSGVAVITADHGNVEEMINLQTGEIDKEHSTNPVPLIIVGKDFLGSAGPAGDAPEGDLSLTHPVGVLADVAPTILKLMGVEQPPEMTGQPLI, from the coding sequence ATGTCCTACAAACCGGTGGTATTAGTGATAATGGACGGCTGGGGGATTGCTCCTGATAGCGCCGGCAATGCGGTCACCAGAGCGCAAACGCCCAATTTCAAAAGATTCCTAAAGGATTATCCGACCATGACCATTTATGCCGCGGGCAACGAGGTCGGTCTTTTGTTCGGCGAAATGGGCAATTCTGAAGTGGGGCATTTGAATATCGGCGCCGGCCGGGTCTATTACCAAACCTGTCCGAGAATCAACAAAGAAATTGCCGAAGGAAATTTCTTTAAGAACGAGGCGTTTTTAAACGCGATTAACAAAGCCAAAAAAAATAAGACAAAATTGCACTTGATTGGCCTGGTCAGTTCCGGAAATGTGCATTCAAGCAGTGATCATTTATATGCCTTGCTTGATCTCTGCAAGCGGCAAAAATTTCAAAATGTTTTTATTCATGTTATTTTAGACGGCCGGGATTGCTTGTATAATTCCGGCAAGGACTGCGTGTCTGCATTGATCGGCAAGATGAAGGAATATAAAGTCGGCACCATTGCTTCTCTTTCCGGAAGGTATTACGCGATGGACAGAGATAACCGCTGGGACAGATGCGAAAAGGCGTATAAGGCCATGGCCGAAGGCGTGTCAGAGCGCAGCGGTGATGATCCGATTAAAATGATTGAGGAGGCCTACAGTCAAAATAATTTTGATGAAGAATTTATCCCCGGAGTTATTACCAAAAATGGCCAGCCGGTGACCACAATAGACGAAGGCGACGCGGCTATATTTTTCAATTTTAGACCTGACCGGGCCAGAGAACTGACCCAGGCCTTTGTTTTGCCCAGTTTTAATAAGTTTGCCAAAAAACCTATCAAAGATTTATATTTTGTGACCATGTCCGAGTATGAAAAAGATCTGCCGGCTGTGGCGGCTTATACGCCGGTGGTGGTGCACAATTGTTTGGCCGAAGTGATAAGCAAAGCGGGGTTAAAGCAATTTCATATTGCCGAAACCGAAAAATACGCGCACGTAACCTTTTTTTTAAACGGCACCATTGAAGAGCCGTTTCCGGGCGAAGACAGATTTTTGGTTCCGTCGCCGAAAGTGGCCTCTTATGATTTAAAACCGGAGATGTCGGCCGCCGAGGTTTTAAAGGAATTAGGCAAAGCCATTGACAGCGAAAAATATGATTTTATTATTGTTAATTTCGCCAATCCGGATATGGTGGGCCATACCGGCGTTTTGAAGGCAGGTATCAGATCCTGCGAAGTGACGGATAAGTGCATCGGCGATTTGGTTGACCATGTGTTGTCTCATAGCGGCGTGGCTGTTATCACGGCCGATCATGGCAATGTTGAAGAAATGATAAATTTGCAAACCGGTGAAATAGATAAAGAACACTCAACCAATCCGGTGCCGCTCATTATTGTGGGCAAAGATTTTTTGGGTTCTGCCGGGCCGGCCGGCGATGCTCCGGAAGGGGATTTGAGTTTAACTCATCCGGTCGGCGTTTTGGCTGATGTGGCTCCGACCATTTTGAAATTAATGGGAGTGGAGCAGCCGCCGGAAATGACCGGCCAGCCGCTTATTTAA
- a CDS encoding DHH family phosphoesterase: MALNEIQQLHQLIENSKHILLVFNSAQNTDAICGSLAWKKFLEKQHKQVDVVCDNFREPKNLKFLKDIAGISSEISHLQKFMIKVDVSNIKIDTLSYDIKDNWLSIYLTPKQGIITKNELRTAQSNFKYDLIITVNAQDLDSLGNVFFSNTDLFYRIPIVNFDNHPSNEHYGQINYVDLTATSTSEIIFKTMSQLGEAFIDEDIANALLTGMISQTQSFKASNVTPLTLNVASQLMNLGADREKIVQNLYRTKTIASLKIWGQALIHMENDPGLGLVWTSLTREDFTRSGAGIEELHGLIDELISNSPEAKVVLLLYENPQTADLVQGFLYCDRQHDAKLLLSPFHPEGNKKNASFQETGKKLKELEAEVIEYIKKTLSAK, encoded by the coding sequence ATGGCATTAAATGAGATCCAACAACTGCACCAACTGATTGAAAACAGCAAACACATCTTATTGGTGTTTAATTCCGCGCAAAACACAGACGCCATCTGCGGGTCTTTGGCTTGGAAAAAATTTCTGGAAAAACAGCATAAACAGGTGGATGTTGTCTGTGATAATTTCCGCGAACCGAAAAATTTGAAGTTCCTCAAAGACATCGCCGGTATTTCGTCCGAAATTTCTCATCTGCAAAAATTCATGATTAAGGTTGATGTGTCTAATATAAAAATAGACACTTTAAGCTATGACATCAAAGACAACTGGCTTTCCATTTATCTCACTCCCAAACAAGGAATAATCACCAAAAACGAACTGCGCACCGCCCAGTCAAATTTTAAATACGATTTGATTATAACCGTAAACGCTCAAGACCTGGACTCCCTGGGCAATGTTTTCTTCAGCAACACCGACCTTTTTTATCGGATACCGATTGTAAATTTTGACAATCACCCGAGCAATGAACACTACGGCCAGATAAACTATGTTGATCTAACCGCCACCTCAACCTCGGAAATAATTTTTAAAACAATGTCCCAATTGGGCGAGGCGTTTATTGATGAAGATATTGCCAATGCACTACTAACCGGTATGATCAGCCAAACCCAAAGCTTTAAAGCCAGCAATGTTACGCCTTTAACTTTAAATGTGGCCAGCCAGCTGATGAACCTGGGGGCAGACAGGGAAAAAATAGTCCAAAATCTTTACCGGACAAAAACCATTGCTTCACTAAAAATTTGGGGACAGGCGCTCATTCATATGGAAAACGATCCCGGTCTGGGACTGGTTTGGACATCGCTTACTCGCGAAGATTTTACCAGATCCGGAGCCGGCATTGAAGAACTGCACGGACTGATTGATGAACTGATTAGTAATTCTCCGGAAGCCAAGGTAGTTTTGCTTCTCTATGAAAATCCGCAGACAGCCGATCTGGTGCAGGGATTTTTGTATTGTGACAGACAGCATGACGCCAAGCTTCTGCTCTCGCCCTTCCATCCTGAAGGCAACAAAAAAAACGCCTCTTTTCAAGAGACCGGTAAAAAATTGAAAGAACTTGAAGCGGAGGTTATAGAATATATAAAGAAAACACTGTCGGCTAAATAA
- the tyrS gene encoding tyrosine--tRNA ligase: MKIDTSPEKINELLSRGVENVFPTKEFLEKELKSGKQLTLYTGYDPTAPTLHIGHGITMLKLRQFQELGHKVIMLIGDFTGMIGDPTDKTSARQKLTREQVLENCKSYKKQASAILDFAGKNPVEVKYNSKWLAKLNFEDLIELASHFTVQRMLERDMFEKRMQEEKPIYMHEFFYPLMQGYDSVAMDVDGEVGGNDQTFNMLAGRDLMKDLKNKEKFVLTTRLLTDAGGKKMGKSEGNMVALSDGPEDMFGKVMSWSDEMIGPGFELCTRVPMDEVDDMKKDMKSGANPRDFKMRLAYEVVRTFLGDKYAKQGEEHFQKVFQEKSKPEDILEIKPSAADIITVLVEAKICKSKSEARQVIAQGGVKINDQKVAAIDIKVKSGDVVQKGSRFFVKIK; this comes from the coding sequence ATGAAAATTGATACCAGCCCGGAAAAAATCAACGAATTGCTTAGTCGGGGGGTGGAAAACGTATTTCCAACCAAAGAGTTTTTGGAAAAAGAGTTAAAATCAGGAAAACAGCTAACACTATACACGGGTTATGATCCAACCGCGCCGACTTTACATATCGGGCATGGCATAACTATGTTAAAACTGCGCCAGTTTCAAGAGTTGGGGCATAAGGTGATTATGCTGATAGGTGATTTTACCGGCATGATCGGCGACCCGACCGACAAGACATCTGCCAGGCAAAAATTGACCCGCGAACAGGTTTTAGAAAATTGTAAGAGTTATAAAAAACAGGCCTCTGCGATTTTGGACTTTGCCGGGAAGAATCCGGTGGAAGTAAAATACAACAGCAAGTGGCTGGCAAAATTAAATTTTGAGGACTTGATTGAATTGGCTTCTCATTTCACCGTTCAGAGAATGCTGGAAAGAGATATGTTTGAAAAGAGGATGCAGGAAGAAAAACCAATTTACATGCATGAGTTTTTTTATCCGTTAATGCAAGGTTATGATTCGGTGGCTATGGACGTTGATGGAGAAGTGGGTGGAAACGATCAGACCTTTAACATGCTGGCCGGGCGTGATTTAATGAAAGATTTAAAAAATAAAGAAAAATTTGTTTTAACAACCAGATTGCTTACTGATGCCGGCGGCAAGAAAATGGGTAAGAGCGAAGGTAATATGGTGGCATTGTCAGATGGGCCAGAAGATATGTTTGGAAAAGTGATGAGTTGGAGCGATGAAATGATTGGACCGGGATTTGAATTGTGCACACGCGTGCCCATGGATGAAGTTGATGATATGAAAAAAGATATGAAATCCGGCGCCAATCCGCGTGATTTCAAGATGCGTTTGGCCTATGAAGTTGTCAGAACATTTTTGGGAGATAAATATGCCAAGCAGGGCGAGGAGCATTTTCAAAAGGTCTTTCAGGAGAAAAGCAAACCGGAAGATATACTGGAAATAAAACCGAGCGCCGCCGATATTATAACTGTTTTGGTGGAAGCAAAAATTTGCAAAAGTAAATCAGAGGCACGGCAGGTTATTGCCCAGGGCGGGGTGAAAATAAACGATCAGAAGGTTGCGGCGATTGACATCAAAGTAAAATCAGGCGACGTGGTGCAAAAGGGCAGCCGGTTTTTTGTGAAAATAAAATAG
- the argS gene encoding arginine--tRNA ligase, with protein sequence MCKLKEEVANLLRDIGVEGEIDIITPPDPEMGDLGFATFGLAKQQKKNPYDVTLELKSAIEEKGMPNGIEGIAAVGPYLNFYFKTGGLAKCVIEEIKVRGKDFGKSQTKQKEKVMIEYSQPNTHKEFHIGHLRNVCIGSSLVNIFRASGYKILSANYVGDVGAHVAKCLWYIKKFNKEIPKENKGKWLGQMYTEASRVLEDKPELKPEVQEVQAKLESGDKDWVKFWQETKKWSLEEFKRIYDLLGVNFDVWFYESEVEKPGKDMVDELLKKGVAQTGEGGAVIVDLNKYGLDIFLILKSDGTSLYATKDLALAKKKFHEYKIDKNIMVVDSRQEFYFKQLFQTLALAGWKKDLQYIGYEFVKLPEGAMASRTGNVVLFDDLYNDVFATEVEEVKTRHADWSAKNIEEAARVLALGALKFDMLKHPVDKVIIFNKKEALAFEGYTGPYVLYVVARINSLLKKSKNKIKKVDFELLKESEEKQLLLLMSQFEEIIIKSLENYNPSVIIKYCFDLAKQYNDFYTQHSVLSAQTPELINARLAISACVKQVLENALGLLGIDTVPEM encoded by the coding sequence ATGTGTAAATTGAAAGAGGAAGTGGCAAATTTGTTGCGCGACATAGGCGTGGAAGGCGAAATTGATATTATCACTCCACCTGATCCGGAAATGGGGGATTTGGGTTTTGCCACTTTCGGTTTGGCCAAACAGCAGAAAAAAAATCCTTATGATGTAACACTTGAGCTTAAGTCAGCAATTGAGGAGAAGGGAATGCCTAATGGTATTGAAGGTATTGCGGCGGTAGGCCCGTATTTGAATTTTTATTTTAAAACCGGCGGTTTGGCCAAATGTGTTATTGAAGAAATAAAAGTTCGGGGCAAAGATTTTGGCAAATCACAGACAAAACAAAAAGAAAAAGTGATGATTGAATATTCCCAGCCGAATACGCATAAGGAATTTCATATTGGCCACTTAAGGAATGTATGTATTGGTTCATCTTTGGTCAATATCTTTCGCGCCAGCGGCTATAAAATTTTGAGCGCGAATTATGTCGGTGATGTGGGCGCGCATGTGGCCAAGTGCCTTTGGTATATAAAAAAGTTTAACAAAGAAATTCCAAAAGAGAATAAAGGAAAATGGCTGGGCCAGATGTATACCGAAGCCAGTCGGGTGTTGGAGGATAAACCGGAATTGAAACCGGAGGTGCAAGAAGTGCAGGCCAAACTGGAGAGCGGCGATAAGGACTGGGTAAAATTTTGGCAAGAAACCAAAAAATGGAGTTTGGAAGAGTTTAAAAGAATTTATGATTTATTGGGAGTAAATTTTGATGTTTGGTTTTATGAAAGCGAAGTGGAAAAACCGGGCAAAGACATGGTTGATGAGTTACTAAAAAAAGGCGTGGCCCAAACCGGGGAAGGCGGGGCGGTTATTGTTGATTTAAATAAATACGGGCTTGATATATTTTTGATTTTAAAATCAGATGGGACGTCACTCTACGCTACCAAAGATCTGGCCTTGGCCAAAAAGAAATTTCATGAATATAAAATTGATAAAAACATCATGGTGGTTGACAGCCGGCAGGAATTTTATTTCAAGCAATTATTCCAAACTTTGGCATTGGCCGGCTGGAAAAAAGATCTACAATATATCGGTTATGAATTTGTGAAGCTGCCGGAAGGCGCCATGGCCAGCCGTACCGGCAATGTAGTTTTGTTTGACGATCTATATAATGATGTTTTTGCCACGGAAGTAGAAGAGGTAAAAACACGCCACGCGGATTGGAGCGCGAAAAATATTGAAGAGGCAGCGCGCGTACTAGCTTTGGGCGCTTTGAAATTTGACATGCTTAAGCATCCAGTTGATAAGGTTATCATTTTTAACAAAAAAGAGGCCCTGGCTTTTGAGGGTTATACCGGCCCGTATGTTTTATATGTTGTGGCTAGGATAAATTCACTCTTAAAAAAATCTAAAAATAAAATAAAGAAGGTTGATTTTGAGTTGTTAAAAGAATCGGAAGAAAAACAGCTTTTGTTGTTGATGTCTCAATTTGAAGAAATAATTATAAAATCTTTAGAAAATTATAATCCTTCTGTGATAATAAAGTATTGTTTTGATTTGGCAAAACAATACAATGACTTCTATACCCAGCATAGCGTGCTAAGCGCCCAGACCCCGGAACTAATTAATGCGCGTTTGGCCATATCTGCCTGCGTAAAGCAGGTTTTGGAAAACGCACTGGGACTGCTGGGCATTGACACAGTGCCCGAAATGTAG